A genomic window from Luteolibacter flavescens includes:
- a CDS encoding vWA domain-containing protein, with amino-acid sequence MDKPLNPVGDAALEARITAWVLGEASPFEAAELEEICARDAGARLFEQRLRVLHAFITEDRKAGPDDEWKLPAEKRVKIEELLEKPVDLTDEDSDGEEDAIRTARKRASIRRTGRQALLAIAACTVVSFGGWTLMNSVGKSSTEAFAMQSSAEVMERGPSREDRLQALEELRKAVVAQQDKVDDKRKFLAHFNRDERIAFFPDGNGRSLDEMGRIEAHDATDALKSKVANQSVADAKTDFESSQQVLLELKRKLVTEEMAMQLSEGEFAQAAPAAEVVPSSAPLIAARESKALRITAEDDSLASLSDESTARSKSRPSGPPVKKPASSYLHLSQSSPYTSKPALQAQGRSNMPRSETASPAPANAALPDTAKELADNDAFAGKSELRDGTQPEIASRFRKEAPAAAMDGFAPADRPAELGIAGGSVDPYADAASPEQPAERSSLLADSQASGLKSDLSFFGTRRDSTDKPAAPNGEVNGIATAGNRSGAGAINRNNIDAILEGGEIAGAFDSKRSVNQANGYRYSPGNEVAQTGDFTDLSVMGELAKNAKDQTQDGFVDDPIRNNPALIEEHEQNPDDIRRNLYIAEGHYHLGRFDDANKSYEEVLRIDPYNKAARRGIETVAKAREDYYRAAYDQTRATLLAEVDRAWELPVPPSTEEAAEKSGEAPKPEEKAEVSQQEKKDAPAVELKAETQTSAEPFSTFSLHVSDASFKMAKAALERGDVPAPDGIRPEEFYNGFDYGDPAPANGEPVVCAVEQSAHPALPQRNLMRIGVKTGSQGRGGSTPLNLTLLLDSSGSMEREDRNAGLANAVRELSGLLKEGDTVSVIGFARQPRLLVDRLPGNRAQELNGIFAQTPSEGGTNLEEGLKLGEELAMRQFNPAAQNRIVLFTDGAANLGDAKPETLQAKVEQMRQNGIAFDAAGFGADGLNDKLLERLTRNGNGRYYIVDSAEEADASFAKQLAGAFRPAAENVKVQVRFNPARVAKYKLIGFEEHRLEKEDFRNDAVDAAEMAAEEAGNALYQIETLPRGEGEVGEVSVRFRDVASGQMVERTWTIPYDAQAPAFDQASPSIQLAGLSALAAEKLRRAPLADAVDFQQLAPVMAKVKARYAGSKPVADLESMIGHLK; translated from the coding sequence ATGGACAAGCCACTGAACCCGGTGGGTGACGCTGCGCTGGAGGCGCGGATCACCGCGTGGGTATTGGGCGAGGCCTCGCCGTTCGAAGCGGCGGAGCTGGAGGAGATCTGCGCCCGGGATGCCGGTGCGCGATTGTTCGAGCAGCGCCTGCGGGTGCTGCACGCATTCATCACGGAGGACCGGAAGGCCGGCCCCGACGACGAGTGGAAGCTGCCCGCGGAAAAGCGCGTGAAGATCGAGGAGCTGCTGGAGAAGCCGGTTGACCTGACCGACGAAGATTCCGACGGGGAAGAAGATGCCATCCGCACCGCAAGGAAGCGCGCGTCGATCCGCCGCACCGGCCGCCAGGCCCTGCTGGCCATCGCGGCATGCACCGTCGTGAGCTTCGGCGGCTGGACGCTGATGAATTCCGTGGGCAAGTCCTCCACGGAGGCGTTCGCCATGCAGTCGTCAGCCGAGGTCATGGAGCGGGGCCCGTCCCGCGAAGATCGCTTGCAGGCACTGGAAGAACTTCGCAAGGCCGTCGTGGCTCAGCAGGACAAGGTGGATGACAAGCGGAAGTTCTTGGCTCACTTCAATCGTGACGAGAGGATCGCTTTTTTTCCCGACGGTAACGGGCGCTCATTGGACGAAATGGGCAGGATTGAAGCGCACGACGCGACTGATGCCTTAAAGAGCAAGGTAGCAAATCAGAGTGTCGCGGATGCCAAGACTGACTTCGAGAGCAGCCAGCAGGTTTTGCTTGAGCTCAAACGGAAGCTGGTGACGGAAGAAATGGCGATGCAGCTCTCGGAAGGGGAGTTCGCTCAGGCAGCCCCGGCTGCTGAGGTCGTGCCGTCCTCCGCTCCGCTGATCGCCGCGAGAGAATCCAAAGCCTTACGCATTACAGCCGAGGATGATTCCTTGGCCAGCTTGTCGGACGAGAGCACGGCGCGCAGCAAGTCCAGGCCATCGGGACCACCGGTGAAAAAGCCGGCGTCTTCTTATCTCCACCTTTCCCAAAGTAGTCCCTACACCTCCAAGCCCGCATTGCAGGCGCAGGGCCGGTCGAACATGCCGCGCTCGGAGACTGCCTCCCCGGCACCTGCGAATGCGGCCCTCCCCGACACAGCGAAGGAACTCGCGGACAACGATGCCTTCGCGGGCAAATCGGAACTGCGTGACGGAACCCAGCCTGAAATCGCATCGCGCTTCCGGAAGGAGGCCCCTGCCGCGGCTATGGATGGCTTTGCGCCAGCGGATCGCCCGGCGGAGCTGGGCATCGCCGGGGGAAGCGTGGACCCCTATGCGGATGCAGCATCTCCGGAACAGCCAGCGGAGAGGTCGTCGTTGCTGGCGGATTCTCAGGCTAGTGGCCTGAAAAGCGACCTGTCCTTCTTCGGCACTCGCCGGGATTCCACGGATAAACCTGCCGCTCCAAATGGCGAGGTGAACGGAATCGCAACCGCTGGCAATCGTTCCGGTGCGGGTGCGATCAATCGCAATAACATCGATGCCATCCTTGAAGGTGGTGAGATCGCAGGAGCTTTCGATTCGAAGCGTTCGGTGAATCAGGCTAACGGCTATCGCTACTCACCGGGTAACGAAGTCGCCCAAACCGGCGACTTTACGGATCTCTCGGTGATGGGCGAGTTGGCTAAAAATGCGAAGGACCAGACGCAGGACGGGTTCGTGGATGATCCGATCCGAAACAATCCGGCTCTCATCGAAGAGCATGAACAGAACCCCGACGACATCCGTCGCAACCTCTACATCGCCGAGGGGCACTACCATCTCGGCAGGTTCGATGATGCGAACAAGTCCTACGAGGAAGTGCTACGCATTGACCCCTACAACAAAGCGGCCCGACGTGGCATCGAGACGGTGGCTAAAGCTCGCGAAGATTACTATCGCGCGGCTTACGACCAGACCCGCGCCACGCTTCTAGCCGAAGTGGACCGGGCTTGGGAGCTGCCCGTTCCTCCATCGACCGAAGAAGCTGCGGAGAAATCGGGAGAAGCGCCCAAGCCCGAGGAGAAGGCCGAGGTTTCCCAGCAGGAGAAGAAGGACGCACCCGCGGTGGAACTCAAGGCCGAGACCCAGACCTCCGCCGAGCCCTTTTCCACCTTCTCGCTTCATGTCAGCGATGCGTCCTTCAAGATGGCGAAGGCAGCGCTGGAGCGCGGGGACGTCCCGGCACCGGATGGCATCCGGCCGGAGGAATTCTACAATGGCTTCGACTACGGCGATCCCGCTCCGGCGAATGGCGAGCCGGTGGTTTGCGCGGTGGAGCAGTCGGCGCACCCGGCATTGCCGCAGCGGAATCTGATGCGCATCGGCGTGAAGACCGGATCGCAAGGCCGCGGTGGCTCGACGCCGCTCAATCTGACGCTGCTGCTCGACAGCTCCGGCTCGATGGAGCGCGAGGACCGCAATGCCGGACTCGCGAATGCGGTCCGCGAACTCTCCGGCCTGCTGAAGGAAGGCGATACGGTCAGCGTGATCGGCTTCGCCCGCCAGCCGCGCCTGCTGGTGGACCGCCTGCCGGGGAACCGCGCGCAGGAGCTCAATGGGATCTTCGCGCAGACTCCTTCCGAAGGCGGCACGAACCTGGAGGAAGGCCTGAAGCTCGGTGAAGAGCTTGCCATGCGGCAGTTCAACCCGGCGGCGCAGAACCGCATCGTCCTCTTCACCGATGGCGCGGCGAATCTCGGCGATGCGAAGCCGGAGACGCTGCAGGCGAAGGTCGAGCAGATGCGGCAGAATGGCATCGCCTTCGACGCCGCGGGCTTCGGGGCCGACGGTCTCAATGACAAGCTGCTGGAGCGTCTGACGCGGAATGGCAATGGCCGCTACTACATCGTGGACAGCGCGGAGGAGGCGGACGCGAGCTTTGCCAAGCAACTCGCCGGTGCCTTCCGCCCCGCCGCGGAAAACGTGAAGGTGCAGGTGCGCTTCAATCCGGCGCGCGTCGCGAAATACAAGCTGATCGGCTTCGAGGAGCATCGGCTGGAGAAGGAAGACTTCCGCAATGACGCAGTGGATGCCGCGGAGATGGCCGCGGAGGAGGCGGGCAATGCGCTCTATCAGATCGAGACCCTGCCGCGGGGCGAGGGCGAGGTCGGCGAGGTCAGCGTGCGCTTCCGCGATGTCGCCAGCGGCCAGATGGTCGAGCGGACCTGGACGATTCCCTACGACGCGCAGGCTCCGGCATTCGACCAGGCATCGCCCTCCATCCAGCTCGCCGGCCTATCCGCCCTTGCAGCCGAGAAGCTGCGCCGCGCCCCGCTGGCCGATGCCGTGGATTTCCAGCAGCTCGCCCCCGTGATGGCGAAGGTGAAGGCCCGCTATGCCGGCAGCAAGCCCGTCGCCGATCTGGAGTCGATGATCGGTCATCTGAAGTGA
- a CDS encoding RNA polymerase sigma factor, which translates to METASKPRAEAPEVLPFATMTEEKPTLRQIFEAEESPLLRYAHGMVGRRECAEDLVQEAFLRLHSHWDEVANPKAWLYRSVRNLALNHLRDHKRETLVDETPEWDAAAGHDDHDPVARLEAAGAVRLLLAELRDDDRALLQLKYHEDLKYDQISERTGLSVGNVGYKLHHLLKSLGENLRRMGIESANG; encoded by the coding sequence ATGGAAACCGCATCCAAGCCCAGGGCTGAAGCCCCGGAGGTGCTTCCTTTCGCCACGATGACCGAGGAGAAACCCACGCTCCGGCAGATCTTCGAGGCGGAGGAGAGTCCGCTCCTGCGCTACGCCCACGGCATGGTGGGCCGCCGCGAGTGCGCGGAAGACCTCGTCCAGGAGGCCTTCCTTCGCCTCCACTCCCACTGGGACGAGGTCGCGAATCCGAAGGCGTGGCTCTACCGCTCCGTCCGGAATCTGGCCCTGAATCACCTGCGCGACCACAAGCGCGAGACCCTGGTGGACGAGACTCCCGAGTGGGATGCCGCCGCCGGCCACGACGACCACGACCCCGTGGCCCGCCTGGAGGCCGCCGGCGCCGTCCGACTCCTGCTCGCGGAACTCCGCGATGACGACCGCGCGCTGCTCCAACTGAAATACCACGAGGATCTCAAATACGACCAGATCAGCGAGCGCACCGGCCTCAGCGTGGGGAACGTGGGCTACAAGCTCCACCACCTGCTGAAGTCCCTGGGCGAAAACCTGAGACGCATGGGGATCGAGAGCGCGAACGGCTAG
- a CDS encoding Precorrin-3B methylase, with translation MPPKKKPNAKPLTGPALVKEVCRRIRLARSLWDAHRNAACRGEREKAIALYETLTPEEREKVPQVLRVWLRYRSEKYFGEGR, from the coding sequence GTGCCGCCGAAAAAGAAGCCGAATGCCAAGCCCCTGACCGGCCCCGCGCTGGTGAAGGAGGTCTGCCGCCGCATCCGGCTGGCACGCAGCCTCTGGGACGCGCACCGGAATGCCGCCTGCCGCGGTGAACGCGAAAAGGCGATCGCCCTCTACGAGACGCTGACCCCGGAGGAGCGGGAAAAGGTCCCGCAGGTACTCCGCGTGTGGCTGCGCTACCGCAGCGAAAAATATTTCGGCGAGGGCCGCTGA
- a CDS encoding DUF6172 family protein, whose amino-acid sequence MKKTFSLDVPDRKPALVLDAVKHELRKYLKRERRKPLPEGVDFWDFDCRVGATAAEAAATHPGDLEKAVAEIATAGGKEAYVEILAKSGHRAKKAE is encoded by the coding sequence ATGAAGAAGACCTTTTCCCTCGATGTCCCGGACCGGAAGCCCGCGCTGGTGCTCGATGCGGTGAAGCACGAGCTGCGCAAGTACCTGAAGCGCGAGCGCCGGAAGCCGCTGCCGGAGGGCGTGGATTTCTGGGACTTCGACTGCCGGGTCGGAGCGACCGCCGCGGAGGCCGCTGCCACGCACCCGGGAGATCTGGAAAAGGCCGTCGCGGAGATCGCCACGGCAGGCGGGAAGGAAGCCTATGTCGAGATCCTCGCCAAGTCTGGCCACCGGGCGAAGAAGGCCGAGTGA
- a CDS encoding acyl-CoA thioesterase — MLKPLHVHQSQIAFGDTDCSGWIHFPKIFRHVEEAEHAYLEAQGITIISREEGGWPRVHVACDFKSPLRFGDRIEVQLGIERLGAASVSWVFEVLRDGEVCAHGKMTTVRVDAHGKPLVIDDATRAKLAR, encoded by the coding sequence ATGCTCAAGCCCCTTCATGTGCACCAGTCCCAGATTGCCTTCGGCGACACCGACTGCAGCGGGTGGATCCACTTCCCGAAGATCTTTCGTCATGTGGAGGAAGCGGAGCACGCGTATCTGGAAGCGCAGGGGATCACGATCATCAGCCGAGAGGAAGGCGGCTGGCCGCGGGTCCATGTGGCCTGCGATTTCAAGAGCCCGCTGCGCTTCGGCGACCGGATCGAGGTGCAGCTCGGCATCGAGCGCCTCGGTGCGGCATCGGTGAGCTGGGTCTTCGAGGTACTGAGGGACGGCGAAGTCTGTGCCCACGGGAAAATGACCACTGTGCGGGTGGACGCCCACGGCAAGCCGCTCGTCATCGACGATGCCACGCGGGCAAAGCTGGCCCGCTAG
- the fabF gene encoding beta-ketoacyl-ACP synthase II — translation MSERRVVITGIGCVSPLGNDLQTTWDGMKAGRSGISTITLLDPAPYECKIAGEVKDFSPDQYFGVPKDSRRSDRYVQFAVAASKMALEDSGVDLEKVDRRRFGVMVGSGIGGLGTLEREHEVCLTKGPKRVSPFTIPMMISNIASGIISMEHGLYGPNMVIVTACATSNHNIGEAWRMIKFGDADAFLCGGAEATILPMGLAGFANMKALSTRNDAPEKASRPFDADRDGFVMGEGAGVVVIEELEHAKARGAKIYAELVGYGVSADAHHLSAPSPDGSGPAYAIGMALKHAKLNAEDVQYLNAHATSTGLGDIAETRAIKLAFGEHATNGLMVSSTKSMTGHMLGAAGGIELIASIMSIVDNVVPPTINVENQDPECDLDVVPNTARETKVDVALSNSFGFGGHNASLIVKRF, via the coding sequence ATGAGCGAAAGAAGAGTCGTCATCACCGGTATCGGTTGCGTCAGCCCCCTTGGCAACGATTTGCAAACCACGTGGGACGGCATGAAAGCCGGGCGCAGCGGCATCAGCACGATCACGCTGCTCGATCCCGCGCCGTACGAGTGCAAGATCGCCGGTGAGGTGAAGGATTTCTCGCCGGATCAGTATTTCGGCGTGCCGAAGGACTCCCGCCGTTCCGACCGCTACGTGCAGTTCGCCGTGGCCGCGTCGAAGATGGCGCTGGAGGACAGCGGCGTGGATCTGGAGAAGGTGGACCGCCGCCGCTTCGGCGTGATGGTGGGCAGCGGCATCGGCGGCCTCGGCACGCTGGAGCGCGAGCACGAGGTTTGCCTGACGAAGGGACCGAAGCGCGTCTCGCCCTTCACCATCCCGATGATGATTTCCAATATCGCGAGTGGCATCATCTCCATGGAGCACGGCCTCTACGGCCCGAACATGGTGATCGTCACCGCCTGTGCGACCTCGAACCACAACATCGGCGAGGCGTGGCGCATGATCAAATTCGGCGATGCCGATGCATTCCTTTGCGGCGGTGCAGAGGCGACCATCCTGCCGATGGGTCTGGCCGGCTTCGCAAACATGAAGGCGCTGAGCACGCGCAACGACGCGCCGGAGAAAGCGTCCCGTCCCTTTGACGCGGACCGCGACGGCTTCGTGATGGGTGAAGGTGCCGGTGTCGTGGTGATCGAGGAGCTCGAGCACGCGAAGGCCCGCGGCGCGAAGATCTATGCCGAGCTCGTCGGCTACGGCGTGAGTGCGGATGCCCATCACCTCAGCGCGCCATCTCCCGATGGCAGCGGCCCGGCCTATGCCATCGGCATGGCGCTGAAGCACGCGAAGCTGAATGCGGAAGACGTGCAGTATCTCAATGCCCACGCCACCTCGACCGGCCTCGGCGACATCGCTGAAACGCGCGCGATCAAGCTGGCCTTCGGCGAGCACGCGACGAACGGCCTCATGGTCAGCTCCACGAAGTCGATGACCGGTCACATGCTCGGCGCAGCAGGCGGCATCGAGCTCATCGCCTCCATCATGTCCATCGTGGACAACGTGGTGCCGCCGACCATCAACGTCGAAAACCAGGATCCCGAGTGCGATCTGGACGTGGTGCCGAATACGGCCCGCGAGACAAAGGTGGACGTGGCGCTCAGCAACAGCTTCGGCTTCGGCGGGCACAATGCCTCGCTGATCGTGAAGCGCTTCTAA
- a CDS encoding ExbD/TolR family protein, with protein MKLESTLPERPGFLFVVPVFNLCGLLLVFLLLGGQFVNQSGVAVELPVSRFQMERQTDASVVTVTAGDPPGYWLEREPVTLEQLSERLDARRGSESGPSTTVLLRVDKGVPVETQRTVAEVALQKGLRVYLLGQPEAVADPKESP; from the coding sequence ATGAAGTTGGAATCCACGCTGCCGGAACGGCCGGGGTTCCTCTTCGTCGTGCCGGTTTTCAATCTGTGCGGGCTGTTGCTTGTGTTTCTACTGCTCGGCGGGCAGTTCGTGAACCAATCCGGCGTGGCTGTGGAGTTGCCGGTCTCGCGCTTTCAGATGGAGCGCCAGACGGATGCGTCGGTCGTCACCGTGACTGCGGGAGATCCGCCGGGCTATTGGCTGGAGCGCGAGCCGGTGACGCTGGAGCAGCTTTCCGAGCGGCTCGACGCCCGCCGTGGCAGCGAGTCCGGGCCCTCAACCACGGTGCTGTTACGCGTGGACAAGGGCGTGCCAGTGGAGACCCAGCGGACCGTCGCCGAGGTCGCCTTGCAAAAAGGACTGCGGGTTTACCTGCTGGGCCAGCCCGAGGCCGTCGCCGATCCGAAGGAATCGCCATGA
- a CDS encoding MotA/TolQ/ExbB proton channel family protein, with protein MPTEFNSSGLLENGGLIIWLQAALAFFGAVFVVERLFFFHRARINVGDLLVGLSNHVRRKAYAEAMHEAARAPGPVARVAHAILLRHSMERPDLRDIAQEAGQLEVPRIEKNLRGILGVAVLAPMTGMLGTVLGLWKTFEQMSANGSYAGPVELTSGVGTALVATVVGLVIAIPAYLFYLYFLGRTKRLLHRLERTGIEMVNMICDARIDTGIVSMRDELEARRREERKK; from the coding sequence ATGCCGACCGAATTCAATTCCTCGGGCCTCCTCGAAAACGGAGGGCTGATCATTTGGCTACAGGCGGCGCTCGCATTTTTCGGCGCCGTTTTTGTCGTTGAGCGGCTGTTTTTCTTCCACCGCGCCCGGATCAATGTCGGGGATCTGCTGGTGGGCCTTTCGAATCACGTTCGCCGGAAAGCCTACGCCGAGGCGATGCACGAGGCGGCCCGCGCACCCGGTCCGGTGGCCCGCGTCGCCCATGCCATCCTGCTGCGCCACTCGATGGAGCGTCCTGACCTACGCGACATCGCGCAGGAGGCGGGGCAATTGGAGGTGCCACGAATCGAGAAAAACCTGCGGGGCATCCTCGGTGTGGCGGTCTTGGCTCCCATGACGGGGATGCTGGGCACGGTGCTGGGGCTGTGGAAGACCTTTGAGCAGATGAGCGCCAACGGCAGCTACGCCGGACCAGTCGAGCTGACCTCCGGTGTCGGCACTGCACTGGTGGCTACCGTGGTCGGCCTGGTCATCGCGATCCCGGCCTACCTCTTCTATTTGTATTTCCTTGGTCGGACGAAGCGGCTCCTTCATCGCCTGGAGCGGACGGGAATCGAGATGGTAAACATGATCTGCGACGCCCGGATCGACACGGGAATCGTCTCGATGCGTGATGAACTCGAAGCCCGGCGGCGCGAGGAACGGAAGAAATGA
- a CDS encoding GAF domain-containing protein, whose translation MIPTADEKRSRYTAARERLHALWSGEPDTIARMAGAACVLHEAMPHAFWTGFYRVVGGQLVIGPYQGTPGCSRIGWGKGVCGAAWATGETQVVPDVHEFPGHIACDSRAESEIVVPVRDARGTVIAVLDVDSTEKEAFDEVDRAELEAIFAGWAVG comes from the coding sequence GTGATCCCCACCGCCGACGAAAAGAGATCCCGCTACACCGCGGCCCGCGAACGCCTGCATGCCCTTTGGTCGGGGGAGCCGGATACCATCGCCCGGATGGCGGGGGCGGCTTGTGTGCTTCATGAGGCGATGCCGCATGCATTCTGGACCGGATTTTACCGGGTGGTCGGTGGGCAATTGGTGATCGGGCCTTACCAGGGGACGCCGGGATGTTCGCGGATCGGGTGGGGGAAGGGCGTCTGCGGGGCTGCCTGGGCAACCGGGGAGACGCAGGTGGTGCCGGATGTGCATGAATTCCCCGGCCACATCGCCTGCGACAGCCGGGCGGAAAGCGAGATCGTGGTGCCGGTCCGTGACGCCCGGGGCACGGTGATCGCGGTCCTCGACGTGGATTCCACGGAAAAGGAGGCCTTTGACGAGGTGGACCGGGCGGAGCTGGAGGCGATCTTCGCCGGGTGGGCCGTCGGTTGA
- a CDS encoding DUF2971 domain-containing protein: protein MECDSDLEQLRGLLSFLVQRRVSTETFGFLRKARVSQESATAFADNRAQKEAREILIQMADHAGHPDHECSKEDAEQWLLTLEIQKELILSYDRGVCCFSTTWKSPVLWSHYGDQHRGLCLGFSLDRDPKPQIHRAIYCGNRGVKTSVLVRAFVEGDPSAKSQIDQDVLLRKARGWSYEKEWRLIGDEGLQSSPLLLKDVTFGLRVSASVVHSVVQSISGRQKPVKFYEIFEVPGNYQLKRRAVDLDEIGRYLPVTAESGFEAFPDTDDN from the coding sequence GTGGAGTGCGACTCCGACTTAGAGCAGTTGCGCGGCCTTCTTTCATTTTTAGTCCAGAGGCGGGTTTCTACAGAGACATTTGGATTTCTTCGGAAGGCACGCGTTTCGCAAGAAAGTGCTACTGCGTTCGCCGACAACCGTGCCCAAAAAGAGGCGAGAGAGATCTTGATTCAGATGGCTGATCACGCAGGTCACCCCGACCACGAGTGCTCCAAGGAAGATGCGGAACAATGGTTATTAACGTTGGAGATCCAGAAAGAACTGATTTTGAGCTATGATCGTGGAGTGTGTTGTTTTTCGACTACGTGGAAGAGCCCAGTTCTTTGGAGTCACTACGGTGATCAGCATCGCGGCTTATGTCTGGGCTTTAGTCTGGATCGCGATCCAAAGCCACAGATCCACCGAGCAATTTACTGCGGAAATAGAGGGGTCAAAACTTCCGTCTTAGTTCGGGCCTTTGTTGAGGGTGACCCAAGTGCGAAGAGCCAAATCGATCAGGATGTATTGCTTCGAAAGGCGAGAGGGTGGAGTTACGAGAAAGAGTGGCGCTTGATTGGGGACGAGGGTCTTCAAAGTTCTCCCCTGCTTCTCAAAGATGTGACTTTTGGGTTGAGGGTCTCTGCTTCTGTCGTACATTCCGTTGTTCAATCGATTTCCGGTCGACAAAAGCCCGTTAAATTTTATGAGATCTTTGAGGTTCCGGGAAATTACCAGCTAAAGCGGAGAGCCGTGGATCTTGATGAGATCGGTAGATATTTACCCGTAACTGCAGAATCCGGATTCGAGGCATTTCCGGACACTGACGATAATTAG
- the dnaX gene encoding DNA polymerase III subunit gamma/tau — translation MSYQVFARKYRPKTFDDVLGQDHVVRTLKNAIAQKRLAHAYLFVGPRGTGKTTTARILAKALNCTGGPKADFDPDEEACVEIAEGRSLDVLEIDGASNNSVDDVRNIRESVRFAPARGQFKIYYIDEVHMLSTAAFNALLKTLEEPPEHVKFIFATTEAHKVLPTILSRCQRFDLRPIPTEIIASHLLHIAKEEGVNLHETAAWAIGKGADGGMRDAQSMLDQLVAFCGDTITEANVLDIFGFTSRETVASVIGSILARDTPAALTTVQRESEAGRELSQLLGELIGCMRALLVSKLDSSAGGDGIPTETWEALKAAAEAYPPERLLSVIDVFAETEGRMKWASNKRLHLEIGMIKAVQTLGEVRLSDVIRVLAGATDQLTSPVTIAPTATAPAPATAAPAPVVEATPAPISIAEPEAKAEEVTPPAPVEVEPEPPAPATAPQLLQEEPPQPAAKPEKASSLDDLIAMADEGSAFDLTPEPVESEPPPWKPEPDAPPEPAAPKVDPMEEFYKDPLIQTALEMFAATIKK, via the coding sequence GTGAGCTACCAGGTCTTCGCCCGGAAATACCGCCCGAAAACCTTCGACGACGTCCTCGGACAGGATCATGTCGTGCGGACGTTGAAGAACGCCATCGCCCAGAAGCGATTGGCGCATGCCTACTTGTTCGTCGGCCCGCGCGGCACCGGCAAGACCACCACGGCGCGCATTCTCGCGAAAGCGCTGAATTGCACGGGCGGCCCGAAGGCGGACTTCGACCCCGACGAGGAAGCCTGCGTGGAGATCGCGGAGGGCCGCTCGCTCGACGTGCTGGAGATCGACGGCGCTTCAAACAACTCGGTGGACGACGTGCGGAATATCCGCGAGTCCGTCCGCTTCGCCCCGGCCCGCGGGCAATTCAAGATCTACTACATCGACGAAGTTCACATGCTCTCCACGGCGGCGTTCAATGCGCTGCTGAAGACGCTCGAGGAGCCGCCGGAGCACGTGAAATTCATCTTTGCGACCACCGAGGCGCACAAGGTGCTGCCGACCATCCTGTCCCGCTGCCAGCGCTTCGACCTGCGGCCGATCCCCACGGAAATCATCGCCAGCCACCTGCTGCACATCGCGAAGGAAGAGGGCGTGAACCTGCACGAGACCGCCGCCTGGGCGATCGGCAAGGGCGCGGACGGCGGCATGCGCGACGCGCAGTCGATGCTGGACCAGCTCGTGGCCTTCTGCGGCGACACGATCACCGAGGCGAACGTGCTGGATATCTTCGGCTTCACCTCGCGGGAGACCGTGGCGTCGGTCATCGGCAGCATCCTCGCCCGCGATACCCCGGCGGCGCTGACCACCGTGCAGCGCGAGTCGGAGGCGGGCCGCGAGCTTTCCCAGCTCCTCGGCGAGCTGATCGGCTGCATGCGGGCGCTGCTGGTGTCGAAGCTCGACTCCTCCGCAGGCGGCGACGGCATCCCCACCGAAACGTGGGAAGCGCTGAAAGCCGCTGCTGAAGCCTACCCGCCCGAGCGACTGCTTTCCGTCATCGACGTCTTCGCCGAGACCGAGGGCCGCATGAAGTGGGCGTCGAACAAGCGCCTGCACCTGGAGATCGGCATGATCAAGGCCGTCCAGACGCTCGGCGAAGTCCGCCTCTCCGATGTGATCCGCGTCCTGGCCGGGGCCACCGATCAGCTCACCTCGCCGGTCACAATCGCTCCCACCGCAACCGCGCCTGCCCCGGCAACAGCCGCACCGGCTCCGGTGGTAGAAGCAACACCGGCCCCGATCTCCATCGCGGAGCCCGAGGCGAAAGCCGAGGAAGTGACGCCCCCGGCCCCGGTGGAGGTCGAACCCGAGCCACCTGCTCCAGCAACCGCCCCACAACTCCTTCAGGAAGAGCCGCCACAGCCAGCCGCGAAGCCGGAGAAAGCCAGCTCACTGGACGACCTGATCGCGATGGCCGACGAGGGTTCCGCCTTCGATCTCACGCCGGAGCCCGTCGAGTCCGAGCCTCCGCCATGGAAGCCCGAACCGGACGCACCGCCGGAGCCCGCGGCCCCGAAGGTCGATCCGATGGAGGAATTCTACAAGGACCCGCTCATCCAGACCGCTCTCGAGATGTTTGCGGCCACGATCAAGAAGTGA
- a CDS encoding YbaB/EbfC family nucleoid-associated protein, protein MNIQKLMKQAQQMQAGMAAAQEELGKRTVEASVGGGKVTVVSTCSGDVVSIKIDKSVVDPEDVDFLQDLVLKGVQEAVNKGKEVAAAEMKKLTGGMGLPF, encoded by the coding sequence ATGAATATCCAGAAACTCATGAAGCAGGCGCAGCAGATGCAGGCCGGTATGGCCGCTGCGCAGGAAGAACTCGGCAAGCGCACCGTCGAAGCCAGCGTCGGCGGCGGCAAGGTCACGGTGGTCTCCACCTGCTCCGGCGACGTCGTGTCGATCAAGATCGACAAGTCGGTCGTCGATCCCGAGGACGTCGATTTCCTCCAGGACCTCGTACTCAAGGGCGTCCAAGAAGCCGTCAACAAAGGCAAGGAAGTTGCTGCGGCGGAGATGAAAAAGCTGACAGGCGGCATGGGGCTGCCATTCTAA